A single window of Candidatus Dormiibacterota bacterium DNA harbors:
- a CDS encoding HAMP domain-containing sensor histidine kinase — MSLRLRVTLLTCGVVALVVMVIATVFFITVGARLRSDLDNRVMRRAELVDNAFSRLPPAALLAPVRRNTTVGGRPDSGAMFTLGHVVQGGGQVDLTDDAPPGVHVPAAAWVGAPRPTPTVVTLSANGVEYSVALLRLPAPASVAPAGRPVAIDAIAVGASLEDVETTLRSLVQVVLIAGVAGLLVSGLGAWLAAGRGLRPITVLSRAMETVGRGGDLSRRVPVRAEHDEVADLTTAFNHSLDRVEAAYHELERLLEQQQRFVADASHELRTPLTTIRTDIEVMRRHPGLPAADRDRVLDNALAELRRLSQLVADLLTLASADARSAMVPSAVNWDEVVRSAADEARRICDPRPVSLSLEGTLGAGVADQDALQRTFVALFENIAHHTPIHSHVWVSARNGANGAGLPIEVRVEDDGPGVSRENAGHVFDRFFQADPSRHSMGTGLGLAIARSLVEAHGGHISAGRSRHGGLELVLSLPRAVPDGAGESNGAEP, encoded by the coding sequence ATGTCGCTGCGCCTGCGGGTCACCCTGCTCACCTGCGGGGTGGTGGCGCTCGTGGTCATGGTGATCGCCACGGTCTTCTTCATCACCGTCGGCGCCCGGCTGCGCAGCGACCTCGACAACCGGGTGATGCGGCGCGCCGAGCTGGTCGACAACGCCTTCAGCCGGCTGCCTCCGGCGGCGCTGCTGGCGCCGGTGCGGCGCAACACCACCGTGGGCGGTCGCCCCGACTCGGGGGCGATGTTCACCCTCGGCCACGTGGTCCAGGGGGGCGGACAGGTCGACCTGACCGACGACGCGCCTCCCGGCGTCCACGTGCCCGCCGCGGCGTGGGTCGGCGCCCCCCGGCCGACTCCCACGGTGGTCACCCTCTCGGCGAACGGCGTCGAGTACAGCGTCGCCCTGCTGCGGCTGCCCGCGCCGGCGAGCGTCGCCCCCGCCGGCCGGCCGGTGGCGATCGACGCCATCGCCGTCGGCGCCTCCCTCGAGGACGTCGAGACCACGCTGCGCTCGCTGGTGCAGGTGGTGCTCATCGCGGGCGTGGCCGGCCTGCTGGTCAGCGGCCTCGGCGCCTGGCTCGCCGCCGGCCGCGGCCTCCGGCCCATCACCGTGCTGTCCCGGGCGATGGAGACGGTCGGACGGGGGGGCGACCTGAGCCGCCGCGTCCCGGTGCGCGCCGAGCACGACGAGGTGGCGGACCTCACCACCGCGTTCAACCACTCGCTCGACCGGGTCGAGGCCGCCTACCACGAGCTGGAGCGGCTGCTCGAGCAGCAGCAGCGCTTCGTCGCCGACGCCTCCCACGAGCTGCGCACCCCGCTGACCACGATCCGCACCGACATCGAGGTGATGCGCCGTCATCCGGGCCTGCCCGCGGCCGACCGCGACCGCGTCCTCGACAACGCCCTCGCCGAGCTGCGCCGCCTCTCCCAGCTGGTCGCCGACCTGCTCACCCTCGCCTCCGCCGACGCCCGCTCCGCGATGGTCCCGTCCGCTGTGAACTGGGACGAGGTGGTGCGGAGCGCCGCCGACGAGGCCCGGCGGATCTGCGATCCCCGCCCGGTGTCGCTCTCGCTCGAGGGCACCCTCGGCGCCGGGGTGGCCGACCAGGACGCGCTCCAGCGCACCTTCGTCGCCCTGTTCGAGAACATCGCCCACCACACCCCGATCCACTCCCACGTCTGGGTCAGCGCCCGGAACGGCGCCAACGGCGCCGGCCTGCCCATCGAGGTGCGGGTGGAGGATGATGGGCCGGGGGTGAGCCGCGAGAACGCGGGCCACGTCTTCGACCGCTTCTTCCAGGCCGACCCGTCGCGCCACAGCATGGGCACCGGTCTGGGGCTGGCGATCGCTCGCAGCCTGGTCGAGGCGCACGGCGGTCACATCAGCGCCGGACGCAGCCGCCACGGCGGGCTCGAGCTGGTGCTGTCGCTGCCCCGGGCCGTCCCCGACGGTGCCGGCGAGTCCAACGGAGCCGAGCCATGA
- a CDS encoding phytanoyl-CoA dioxygenase family protein, producing the protein MTPDEILAHPPVLLPQTMRERYFETGYLLVERVIPDGLIEQLRAATEEMVDRSRALTRSDAIFDLEPGHTAASPRLRRLTSPVEHHPLYWELASTAPLADLVADLVGPDVRFHHSKLNFKWAAGGEEVKWHQDISYWPHTNYSPLTVGVYLHDCGPEQGPLGVVPGSHLGELFSQYNERGEWVGCLAAEDVARVPVDTAEYLTGPAGSVTVHNCRAVHGSRPNLSDLGRPLLLNVLSSADAFPYTANPLPSRYAGRIVRGSAPRWAHHDPRPCLVPPDWSGGYTSLFALQQEESWDGEQLEGVSRQTRTNRGPRS; encoded by the coding sequence ATGACCCCTGACGAGATCCTCGCCCACCCCCCGGTGCTGCTCCCGCAGACGATGCGTGAGCGCTATTTCGAGACCGGCTACCTGCTGGTCGAGCGGGTGATCCCCGACGGCCTGATCGAGCAGCTGCGCGCCGCCACCGAGGAGATGGTCGACCGCAGCCGGGCGCTGACCCGTTCCGACGCGATCTTCGACCTCGAGCCCGGCCACACCGCCGCCAGCCCGCGGCTGCGCCGCCTGACCAGCCCGGTCGAGCACCACCCGCTGTACTGGGAGCTCGCCTCCACCGCCCCGCTCGCCGACCTGGTCGCCGACCTGGTCGGCCCCGACGTCCGCTTCCACCACTCCAAGCTCAACTTCAAGTGGGCGGCCGGGGGCGAGGAGGTGAAGTGGCATCAGGACATCTCGTACTGGCCGCACACCAACTACAGCCCGCTGACCGTCGGCGTCTACCTCCATGACTGCGGCCCCGAGCAGGGTCCGCTCGGGGTGGTCCCCGGCAGCCACCTCGGCGAGCTCTTCAGCCAGTACAACGAGCGCGGCGAGTGGGTCGGCTGCCTCGCCGCCGAGGATGTCGCCCGGGTGCCGGTCGACACCGCCGAGTACCTCACCGGCCCGGCGGGCTCGGTCACCGTCCACAACTGTCGCGCCGTCCACGGCTCGCGTCCCAACCTCTCCGACCTGGGACGGCCGCTGCTGCTCAATGTCCTCTCCTCCGCCGACGCCTTCCCCTACACCGCCAACCCGCTGCCCAGCCGGTACGCCGGGCGCATCGTCCGGGGCAGCGCGCCGCGCTGGGCGCACCACGACCCCCGGCCCTGCCTGGTGCCGCCGGACTGGTCGGGCGGCTACACGTCGCTCTTCGCCCTGCAGCAGGAGGAGAGCTGGGACGGCGAGCAGCTCGAGGGGGTCTCCCGTCAGACCCGCACCAACCGCGGGCCGAGGTCCTGA